The following coding sequences are from one Streptomyces angustmyceticus window:
- the pgsA gene encoding CDP-diacylglycerol--glycerol-3-phosphate 3-phosphatidyltransferase, protein MSGVPASAAGGPRTAPAVRQAGLWNIANLLTMLRLVLVPAFVLLLMHDNGTDPVWRVFAWAAFAVAMITDVFDGHLARTYNLVTDFGKIADPIADKAIMGAALICLSVLGDLSWWVTGVILFRELGITLMRFWVIKHGVIPASRGGKIKTLAQGTAVGMYVLVLTGPLATFRWWVMAVAVALTVVTGLDYVRQAVVLRRAGLARERAERAERTERDTAR, encoded by the coding sequence ATGAGCGGAGTCCCGGCTTCCGCGGCTGGTGGCCCGCGCACGGCGCCGGCCGTCCGGCAGGCCGGGCTGTGGAACATCGCCAACCTCCTGACGATGCTGCGGCTGGTGCTGGTCCCGGCCTTCGTGCTGCTGCTGATGCACGACAACGGAACGGACCCCGTCTGGCGGGTCTTCGCCTGGGCCGCCTTCGCCGTCGCCATGATCACCGATGTCTTCGACGGGCATCTGGCGCGCACGTACAACCTGGTCACCGACTTCGGCAAGATCGCGGACCCGATCGCGGACAAGGCGATCATGGGCGCGGCGCTGATCTGTCTGTCGGTGCTCGGCGACCTGTCCTGGTGGGTGACCGGCGTGATCCTCTTCCGGGAGCTCGGCATCACGCTGATGCGGTTCTGGGTGATCAAGCACGGGGTCATTCCGGCCAGTCGGGGCGGCAAAATCAAGACATTGGCGCAGGGCACCGCGGTGGGCATGTACGTCCTGGTGCTGACCGGCCCGCTGGCGACCTTCCGCTGGTGGGTGATGGCGGTGGCGGTCGCGCTGACCGTGGTCACCGGTCTCGACTACGTCCGGCAGGCCGTGGTGCTGCGCCGGGCCGGGCTGGCCCGGGAACGCGCCGAACGGGCCGAGCGGACCGAGCGGGACACGGCCCGGTGA
- a CDS encoding helix-turn-helix domain-containing protein, translated as MSIGNSPEADRPSVGAALQKARIGAGLTVEEVSTTTRVRIPLVHAIEQDDFSRCGGDVYARGHIRALARAVSLDPGPLIDQFDAEHGGRPAPTPAAPLFEAERIRSEPRRPNWTAAMVAAIVAVVGFVGFTLFTGGDKSDDGPITAGDANAKPAPAPTRHPSTIKPPVKPDPSESAVAGLPKDKVTIKVTARDGQSWISAKDANGKLLEDGLLKKGESKTITDKERIDLVLGNAGAVQLYVNGKEVKKVGDKGTVERLSYTPGDPQAG; from the coding sequence GTGTCCATCGGCAACTCCCCCGAAGCAGACCGGCCTTCCGTCGGTGCTGCCCTCCAGAAGGCCCGTATCGGAGCGGGACTGACCGTCGAAGAGGTCAGTACGACGACACGGGTGCGCATCCCCCTGGTGCACGCGATCGAGCAGGACGACTTCTCCCGCTGCGGCGGTGACGTCTACGCCCGGGGGCACATCCGGGCGCTCGCCCGCGCCGTCTCGCTCGATCCCGGACCGCTGATCGACCAGTTCGACGCCGAGCACGGCGGACGGCCCGCGCCGACCCCCGCCGCACCGCTCTTCGAGGCCGAGCGGATCCGCTCCGAGCCGCGCCGCCCCAATTGGACCGCGGCGATGGTCGCGGCGATCGTCGCGGTGGTCGGGTTCGTGGGCTTCACGCTCTTCACGGGCGGCGACAAGAGCGACGACGGACCGATCACGGCCGGCGACGCCAACGCGAAGCCGGCGCCGGCGCCCACCCGCCACCCCTCCACCATCAAGCCGCCCGTCAAGCCCGATCCCTCCGAGAGCGCCGTCGCCGGGCTGCCGAAGGACAAGGTCACGATCAAGGTGACCGCGCGTGACGGCCAGAGCTGGATCTCCGCCAAGGACGCCAACGGCAAGCTCCTGGAGGACGGGCTGCTCAAGAAGGGCGAGTCCAAGACCATCACCGACAAGGAACGCATCGACCTGGTCCTCGGGAACGCCGGAGCCGTACAGCTGTACGTCAACGGCAAGGAGGTCAAGAAGGTCGGCGACAAGGGCACGGTGGAGCGCCTGAGCTATACGCCGGGTGACCCCCAGGCGGGCTGA
- a CDS encoding response regulator, whose amino-acid sequence MVQKAKILLVDDRPENLLALEAILSALDQTLVRASSGEEALKALLTDDFAVILLDVQMPGMDGFETAAHIKRRERTRDIPIIFLTAINHGPHHTFRGYAAGAVDYISKPFDPWVLRAKVSVFVELYMKNCQLREQASLLRLQLEGGRPSADEARESAGLLAELSARLAAVEEQAEALSKQLDETADAAAVATAAHLERKLTGLRRALDALEPGSGSAAG is encoded by the coding sequence ATGGTGCAGAAGGCCAAGATCCTCCTGGTCGATGACCGGCCGGAGAATCTGCTGGCGCTGGAGGCGATCCTCTCTGCGCTCGATCAGACACTGGTGCGGGCATCGTCCGGGGAGGAAGCGCTCAAAGCACTGCTCACGGACGATTTCGCGGTGATTCTGCTCGATGTGCAGATGCCGGGCATGGACGGTTTCGAGACCGCCGCGCACATCAAGCGGCGGGAGCGCACCCGCGACATCCCGATCATCTTCCTCACGGCCATCAACCACGGCCCGCACCACACGTTCCGCGGGTACGCGGCCGGAGCGGTGGACTACATCTCCAAGCCGTTCGACCCCTGGGTGCTGCGCGCCAAGGTCTCGGTGTTCGTCGAGCTGTACATGAAGAACTGCCAACTGCGGGAGCAGGCATCCCTGCTGAGGCTGCAGCTGGAGGGCGGGCGGCCGAGCGCCGACGAGGCGCGGGAGTCCGCGGGGCTGCTCGCCGAGCTCTCCGCGCGGCTGGCCGCGGTCGAGGAACAGGCCGAGGCGCTCTCCAAACAGCTGGACGAGACGGCGGACGCGGCGGCGGTCGCCACGGCGGCCCACCTGGAACGCAAACTGACCGGTCTGCGCCGGGCGCTGGACGCTCTGGAACCCGGGTCGGGCAGCGCCGCGGGATGA
- a CDS encoding DNA translocase FtsK, translating to MASRTSGKGTQSTAGPSKQRAGRTAGAAKKTAAKKAPAKPPVKKTAAAKKAPAKRAPAKKAAAKKPAPRPAPSPTGGVYRLVRACWLGLAHTIGAVFRGMGRGAKNLDPAHRKDGLALLLLGLALVIAAGTWSNLSGPVGDLVELLVTGAFGRLDLVVPILLGGIAIRLIRHPERPEANGRIVIGLSALVVGVLGQVAMACGSPGRDDGLAAIQDAGGYLGWVASKPLIFTVGQTLAVALLALVTLFGLLVVTATPVNAIPQRLRALGIRLGVVAPAEPEEYADAFEDAADEWREQPARTPRRRTAAAPAASDPDAIEEAALAQRRRPRRAAAQPAADRPMDAVDVAAAAAAALDGAVMHGVQPSPLVAGLSSSISGERRGHDGEDTTGESGTVPPARGAEPGPSAAEDTPSVPDFTKAPPEPAGALPARAEQLQLAGDITYSLPSLDLLSRGGPGKTRSAANDAIVTALTTVFQEFKVDAAVTGFTRGPTVTRYEVELGPAVKVEKITALAKNIAYAVASPDVRIISPIPGKSAVGIEIPNTDREMVNLGDVLRLADAAGDEHPMLVALGKDVEGGYVMANMTKMPHVLVAGATGSGKSSCINCLITSVMVRATPEDVRMVLVDPKRVELTAYEGIPHLITPIITNPKRAAEALQWVVREMDLRYDDLAAYGFRHIDDFNEAVRSGKVSSPEGSERELAPYPYLLVIVDELADLMMVAPRDVEDSIVRITQLARAAGIHLVLATQRPSVDVVTGLIKANVPSRLAFATSSLADSRVILDQPGAEKLIGKGDGLFLPMGANKPVRMQGAFVTEEEVAAVVQHCKDQMAPVFRDDVTVGTAKKKEIDEDIGDDLDLLCQAAELVVSTQFGSTSMLQRKLRVGFAKAGRLMDLMESRNIVGPSEGSKARDVLVKPDELDGVLAVIRGEATE from the coding sequence ATGGCCTCACGTACGTCCGGCAAGGGAACCCAGAGCACGGCGGGCCCCTCGAAGCAGCGCGCCGGACGGACCGCGGGCGCCGCGAAGAAGACCGCCGCGAAGAAGGCGCCCGCCAAGCCGCCGGTCAAGAAGACCGCGGCCGCGAAGAAGGCACCGGCCAAGAGGGCCCCTGCCAAGAAGGCCGCGGCCAAGAAGCCCGCTCCCCGGCCGGCGCCGTCGCCCACCGGCGGTGTCTACCGCCTCGTCCGTGCCTGCTGGCTGGGGCTCGCGCACACCATCGGGGCGGTGTTCCGCGGCATGGGCCGCGGCGCGAAGAACCTCGACCCGGCGCACCGCAAGGACGGGCTGGCGCTGCTGCTGCTCGGCCTGGCGCTGGTCATCGCGGCCGGTACCTGGTCCAACCTCAGCGGCCCGGTCGGCGACCTCGTCGAGCTGCTGGTGACCGGGGCGTTCGGCCGGCTCGACCTGGTCGTGCCGATACTGCTGGGCGGCATCGCGATCCGCCTCATCCGGCACCCCGAGCGTCCGGAGGCCAACGGCCGGATCGTCATCGGGCTGTCCGCGCTCGTCGTCGGTGTCCTGGGGCAGGTCGCCATGGCGTGCGGCTCGCCGGGCCGCGACGACGGCCTGGCCGCCATACAGGACGCGGGCGGCTACCTCGGGTGGGTCGCGTCCAAGCCGCTGATCTTCACCGTGGGGCAGACCCTGGCCGTGGCGCTGCTGGCGCTGGTGACCCTCTTCGGGCTGCTGGTGGTCACCGCGACGCCGGTGAACGCCATCCCGCAGCGGCTGCGGGCGCTCGGCATCCGGCTGGGCGTGGTGGCGCCCGCGGAGCCCGAGGAGTACGCCGACGCCTTCGAGGACGCCGCGGACGAGTGGCGCGAGCAGCCGGCCCGCACACCGCGCCGCCGCACCGCCGCCGCGCCGGCCGCGAGCGACCCCGACGCGATAGAGGAGGCGGCCCTGGCCCAACGGCGCCGCCCGCGCCGGGCCGCCGCACAGCCCGCCGCCGACCGGCCGATGGACGCGGTGGACGTCGCCGCGGCGGCCGCCGCGGCGCTGGACGGCGCGGTGATGCACGGCGTGCAGCCCTCGCCGCTCGTCGCCGGGCTCAGCAGCAGCATCTCCGGGGAGCGCCGGGGGCACGACGGCGAGGACACCACGGGGGAGAGCGGCACGGTCCCGCCGGCCCGCGGGGCGGAGCCCGGGCCGTCCGCGGCCGAGGACACCCCGTCCGTACCGGACTTCACCAAGGCGCCGCCGGAGCCGGCCGGCGCGCTGCCGGCCCGCGCCGAGCAGCTCCAGCTGGCCGGCGACATCACCTACTCGCTGCCGTCGCTGGACCTGCTCTCGCGCGGCGGTCCCGGCAAGACCCGCAGCGCCGCCAACGACGCCATAGTGACCGCGCTGACCACGGTCTTCCAGGAGTTCAAGGTCGACGCCGCGGTCACCGGGTTCACCCGCGGGCCGACGGTCACCCGCTACGAGGTCGAGCTCGGCCCGGCGGTCAAGGTCGAGAAGATCACCGCGCTGGCCAAGAACATCGCCTACGCCGTGGCCAGCCCCGACGTCCGGATCATCAGCCCGATCCCCGGCAAGTCCGCGGTCGGCATCGAGATCCCCAACACCGACCGGGAGATGGTCAACCTCGGCGACGTGCTGCGGCTGGCCGACGCCGCGGGCGACGAGCACCCGATGCTGGTGGCGCTCGGCAAGGACGTCGAGGGCGGCTACGTCATGGCCAACATGACCAAGATGCCGCACGTCCTGGTGGCCGGCGCCACCGGATCCGGCAAGTCCTCCTGCATCAACTGTCTGATCACGTCGGTCATGGTGCGGGCCACGCCCGAGGACGTCCGGATGGTGCTGGTCGACCCCAAGCGCGTCGAGCTGACCGCGTACGAGGGCATCCCGCACCTGATCACGCCGATCATCACCAACCCCAAGCGGGCCGCCGAGGCGCTGCAGTGGGTGGTGCGCGAGATGGACCTGCGCTACGACGACCTCGCGGCCTACGGCTTCCGGCACATCGACGACTTCAACGAGGCGGTGCGCAGCGGCAAGGTCAGCTCGCCCGAGGGCAGCGAACGGGAGCTGGCGCCGTACCCGTATCTGCTGGTGATCGTCGACGAGCTGGCGGACCTGATGATGGTCGCCCCGCGCGACGTGGAGGACTCCATCGTCCGCATCACCCAGCTCGCCCGCGCGGCGGGCATCCACCTGGTGCTCGCCACCCAGCGACCGTCCGTCGACGTGGTCACCGGCCTGATCAAGGCCAATGTGCCCTCCCGGCTCGCGTTCGCCACCTCCTCGCTCGCCGACAGCCGGGTCATCCTCGACCAGCCGGGCGCCGAGAAGCTGATCGGCAAGGGCGACGGGCTGTTCCTGCCGATGGGGGCCAACAAGCCGGTCCGTATGCAGGGCGCGTTCGTGACCGAGGAGGAGGTCGCGGCCGTCGTCCAGCACTGCAAGGACCAGATGGCGCCGGTCTTCCGCGACGACGTCACCGTCGGCACGGCGAAGAAGAAGGAGATCGACGAGGACATCGGCGATGACCTCGACCTGCTGTGCCAGGCCGCTGAGCTGGTGGTTTCCACCCAGTTCGGGTCAACGTCGATGCTCCAGCGCAAGCTGCGGGTGGGCTTCGCCAAGGCCGGCCGGCTGATGGACCTGATGGAGTCGCGCAACATCGTCGGGCCGAGCGAGGGATCCAAGGCTCGTGACGTTCTTGTGAAGCCTGATGAGCTGGATGGAGTGCTGGCGGTGATCCGGGGGGAGGCTACCGAGTAG
- the rimO gene encoding 30S ribosomal protein S12 methylthiotransferase RimO, translated as MPERRTVALVTLGCARNEVDSEELAGRLAADGWDLVEEAADADVAVVNTCGFVEAAKKDSVDALLEANDLKDHGRTQAVVAVGCMAERYGKELAEALPEADGVLGFDDYSNISDRLQTILNGGIHAAHTPRDRRKLLPISPAERQASAGVALPGHAQEEPPAAPPEDLPEGVAPASGPRAPLRRRLGSSPVASVKLASGCDRRCSFCAIPSFRGSFISRRPSDVLGETRWLAEDGVKEIMLVSENNTSYGKDLGDIRLLETLLPELAAVDGIERIRVSYLQPAEMRPGLIDVLTGTDKVAPYFDLSFQHSAPGVLRSMRRFGGTDSFLGLLETIRTKAPQAGARSNFIVGFPGESESDLAELERFLTEARLDAIGVFGYSDEDGTEAASYEGKVDPDVVAERLARVSRLAEELTAQRAEERIGETLRVLVDRTDDEDGIVGRAAHQAPETDGVTLLSTDQELAPGRMVEAKVVASEGVDLVAEVLSVEGTGCTEEAAR; from the coding sequence ATGCCCGAACGCCGTACCGTCGCCCTCGTCACTCTTGGCTGCGCCCGTAACGAGGTGGACTCGGAGGAGCTCGCAGGCCGCCTGGCAGCGGACGGCTGGGACCTCGTCGAGGAAGCCGCCGATGCCGATGTCGCCGTCGTCAACACCTGTGGGTTCGTCGAGGCCGCGAAGAAGGACTCCGTCGATGCCCTGCTGGAAGCCAACGATCTGAAGGATCACGGCAGAACCCAGGCCGTGGTGGCCGTCGGCTGCATGGCCGAGCGCTACGGCAAGGAGCTCGCCGAGGCGCTGCCCGAGGCCGACGGCGTGCTCGGCTTCGACGACTACAGCAACATCTCCGACCGCCTGCAGACCATCCTCAACGGCGGCATCCACGCCGCCCACACCCCCCGCGACCGCCGCAAGCTGCTGCCGATCAGCCCGGCAGAGCGCCAGGCGTCCGCCGGCGTCGCGCTGCCCGGCCACGCCCAGGAGGAGCCGCCGGCGGCCCCGCCGGAGGACCTGCCGGAGGGCGTCGCGCCCGCCTCCGGGCCGCGTGCGCCGCTGCGCCGCCGGCTCGGCAGCAGTCCCGTGGCCTCGGTGAAGCTGGCCTCCGGCTGCGACCGGCGCTGCTCGTTCTGCGCGATCCCGTCCTTCCGCGGCTCCTTCATCTCGCGCCGGCCCTCCGACGTGCTCGGCGAGACGCGCTGGCTGGCGGAAGACGGCGTCAAGGAGATCATGCTGGTCTCCGAGAACAACACCTCCTACGGCAAGGACCTCGGCGACATCCGGCTGCTGGAGACCCTGCTGCCGGAGCTGGCGGCCGTCGACGGCATCGAGCGGATCCGGGTCAGCTACCTGCAGCCCGCCGAGATGCGCCCCGGTCTGATCGACGTCCTGACCGGCACCGACAAGGTCGCGCCCTACTTCGACCTGTCCTTCCAGCACTCGGCGCCCGGTGTGCTGCGCTCCATGCGGCGCTTCGGCGGCACCGACAGCTTCCTGGGGCTGCTGGAGACGATCCGGACCAAGGCGCCGCAGGCCGGTGCCCGCTCCAACTTCATCGTCGGCTTCCCCGGCGAGAGCGAGAGCGACCTCGCGGAGCTGGAGCGCTTCCTCACCGAGGCCCGGCTGGACGCCATCGGCGTCTTCGGCTACTCCGACGAGGACGGCACCGAGGCCGCGTCGTACGAGGGCAAGGTCGACCCGGACGTGGTCGCCGAGCGGCTGGCGCGGGTCTCCCGGCTGGCCGAGGAGCTGACCGCGCAGCGCGCCGAGGAGCGGATCGGCGAGACGCTGCGGGTGCTGGTCGACCGGACCGACGACGAGGACGGCATCGTCGGGCGGGCCGCGCACCAGGCGCCGGAGACCGACGGCGTCACCCTGCTGTCGACCGACCAGGAGCTGGCGCCCGGTCGTATGGTCGAAGCAAAGGTGGTCGCGAGCGAAGGCGTGGATCTCGTCGCGGAGGTGCTGTCGGTGGAGGGCACAGGGTGTACCGAGGAGGCGGCCAGATGA
- a CDS encoding helix-turn-helix domain-containing protein has translation MILLRRLLGDVLRRQRQRQGRTLREVSSSARVSLGYLSEVERGQKEASSELLSSICDALDVRMSELMREVSDELALAELAASAAASDPVPAPVRPKLNSVSVTSLAGVPEERVTIKSPADVVDVVAA, from the coding sequence ATGATTCTGCTTCGTCGCCTGCTGGGTGACGTGCTGCGCCGACAGCGTCAGCGCCAGGGCCGAACCCTGCGCGAGGTCTCTTCCTCCGCCCGGGTATCGCTCGGCTATTTGTCCGAGGTGGAGAGGGGGCAGAAGGAGGCGTCCTCCGAACTGCTCTCGTCGATCTGTGACGCGCTGGACGTGCGCATGTCCGAGCTCATGCGGGAGGTCAGCGACGAGCTGGCACTCGCCGAGCTGGCAGCGTCCGCGGCCGCGAGCGACCCGGTGCCCGCACCGGTGCGGCCGAAGCTCAATTCGGTGTCCGTCACGTCCCTGGCCGGTGTGCCGGAGGAGCGCGTGACCATCAAGTCCCCGGCCGACGTCGTGGATGTCGTCGCGGCCTGA
- a CDS encoding CinA family protein, which produces MNTPGSAAAGVLELLAGRGQSLAVAESLTGGLVAGALTAVPGASRVVRGSVTAYATDLKREVLGVDGALLAARGAVDGEVARQMASGVRRVLGADWGIATTGVAGPDPQDGYPVGTVFVAVQGPGGAGRVRRLALEGDRDRIRLDTMDAVLAMLLSELTENTRAQDTEQHGGNGCLQP; this is translated from the coding sequence GTGAACACGCCGGGTTCTGCCGCGGCCGGGGTGCTGGAGCTGCTCGCCGGGCGCGGTCAGAGCCTGGCGGTGGCCGAGTCGCTGACCGGCGGCCTGGTGGCGGGCGCGCTGACCGCCGTCCCAGGGGCCTCACGGGTCGTGCGCGGCTCCGTCACGGCGTACGCCACCGACCTCAAGCGGGAGGTACTGGGCGTGGACGGCGCCCTGCTGGCCGCGCGCGGGGCCGTGGACGGGGAGGTCGCGCGGCAGATGGCGAGCGGTGTGCGGCGGGTGCTGGGTGCCGACTGGGGCATCGCCACCACGGGGGTGGCCGGCCCCGATCCGCAGGACGGATACCCGGTGGGCACGGTTTTCGTGGCGGTCCAGGGGCCGGGCGGTGCTGGGCGGGTGCGGCGGCTGGCGCTGGAGGGCGACCGTGACCGGATCAGGCTGGACACCATGGACGCCGTGCTCGCAATGCTGTTGAGCGAACTGACAGAAAATACGCGGGCACAGGATACGGAACAACACGGGGGGAATGGATGTTTGCAGCCCTGA